In one Silene latifolia isolate original U9 population chromosome 10, ASM4854445v1, whole genome shotgun sequence genomic region, the following are encoded:
- the LOC141606520 gene encoding dihydrofolate synthetase-like isoform X4, whose amino-acid sequence MFSVAELGGLAGTVTPSIESVRFFRFFLNALIAPLSLKISEYKSWLRHWMSTVMYFIFILCRHYLGDFNVWSDEQLLMEVLNYAHRYGKSPWRKLGCIRMLCAWSECQQTKEVVDYLDNLKDYEKSGVPENAGTDSSDGFDLGRMRRLMDRLGNPQSKYKIVHVAGTKGKGSTSAFLSNILRAEGYSVGCYTSPHVRTIRERMSVGTHETPVSAAKLCSTFQRIRKILDQAVAHEHGFLSHFEVLTALAFTVFADQNVDIAVVEAGLGGARDATNIISSSELAAAVITTIGKEHLAALGGSLESIALAKSGIIKHSCPVILGGPFLPHIEQIIRNRALAMCSPVISAAEVGNRSRITGFGSVNEKPHQSCDILIEIEKKTPLFIQLLDVNISMLGYHQLQNAVTATCVALCLRDQGWKISDVSIRTALESTQLLGRSQFLMKEEVEALGLRGSMVLLDGAHTQESAKALINTISAVRQDSMLVLVVAMASDKDHSGFAKELLLGLPFEAVLLTEVNIAGGNSRIASEVLLRDVWTKACSELGVKFTHEDIIDDLKLLDASDRSTATSGEMILATGSPVLSCLRAGHKILQARTGKKPGIIVVTGSLHIISSVLSSINS is encoded by the exons ATGTTTTCGGTGGCGGAATTAGGGGGGCTAGCAGGGACAGTCACCCCATCAATTGAAAGTGTTCgattttttcgatttttccttAATGCATTAATAGCCCCCCTCTCTCTGAAAATTTCCGAGTATAAATCCTGGTTACGCCACTGGATGTCCACTGtaatgtattttattttcatACTGTGTAGACATTATTTGGGTGATTTCAATGTGTGGAGTGATGAACAATTGCTAATGGAGGTGTTGAATTATGCTCATCGGTATGGGAAATCGCCATGGCGAAAATTGGGGTGCATTAGAATGTTGTGTGCCTGGTCTGAATGTCAGCAGACGAAAGAGGTGGTAGATTACTTGGATAATCTCAAGGATTATGAGAAATCTGGAGTACCGGAAAATGCTGGTACTGATTCAAGTGATGGGTTTGACTTGGGTCGTATGAGGCGCTTGATGGACCGCCTTGGTAATCCACAGTCTAAATACAAG ATAGTTCATGTTGCTGGGACCAAAGGTAAAGGGTCTACTTCTGCGTTCTTGTCCAATATCTTGAGGGCAGAGGGTTATTCTGTTGGTTGTTACACGAG CCCTCATGTACGAACTATCCGTGAACGGATGTCTGTGGGAACACATGAGACCCCAGTGTCAGCAGCTAAACTATGCTCTACTTTTCAAAGAATTAGGAAAATACTTGATCAGGCTGTGGCACATGAGCATGGATTCCTGAGTCATTTTGAG GTCCTGACAGCTCTAGCATTTACAGTATTTGCTGATCAGAATGTTGATATTGCTGTTGTTGAG GCTGGGTTAGGTGGAGCACGAGATGCGACAAATATAATATCTAGTTCAGAGCTTGCTGCGGCAGTAATAACAACTATAGGAAAGGAACATCTGGCTGCTCTTGGGGGCTCCTTGGAGAGCATAGCATTGGCAAAGTCGGGGATAATCAAACACAGCTGCCCA GTAATTCTAGGGGGACCTTTTCTCCCTCACATTGAACAAATCATACGCAATAGAGCTCTAGCAATGTGCTCGCCTGTGATTTCTGCTGCGGAAGTTGGAAACAGAAGTCGCATAACTGGTTTTGGAAGTGTCAACGAGAAACCACACCAGTCTTGTGATATACTGATTGAGATAGAGAAAAAAACACCATTA TTTATCCAGCTACTTGACGTGAATATTTCAATGCTTGGCTATCACCAACTTCAGAATGCTGTAACTGCAACTTGTGTTGCATTATGTCTCCGTGATCAAG GATGGAAAATATCTGATGTATCTATTCGTACTGCATTGGAGAGCACACAGTTGCTTGGGAGAAGTCAGTTTTTGATGAAGGAAGAAGTAGAGGCACTGGGACTACGTGGGTCAATGGTTTTGCTTGATGGAG CCCACACCCAGGAATCTGCTAAAGCACTAATCAACACAATTTCTGCGGTCCGTCAAGATTCTATGTTGGTCCTTGTCGTTGCAATGGCTAGTGACAAAGATCATTCTGGCTTTGCAAAAGAACTCTTGCTGG GTCTCCCATTTGAAGCTGTTCTTCTTACCGAAGTAAATATTGCTGGAGGCAACTCTAGAATTGCTTCCGAAGTGCTACTGAGAGATGTTTGGACTAAAGCATGCTCTGAACTCGGCGTCAAATTTACTCATGAAGATATCATTGATGATCTGAAGTTGTTAGATGCTTCAGATCGTTCTACTGCCACCTCAGGAGAGATGATTTTGGCAACTGGAAGTCCGGTCCTAAGTTGCTTGAGAGCTGGTCATAAAATCCTCCAGGCAAGAACCGGAAAAAAACCAGGTATAATTGTAGTCACAGGATCTCTGCATATTATTTCTTCTGTATTGTCTTCTATTAATTCTTAA
- the LOC141606520 gene encoding dihydrofolate synthetase-like isoform X1, with translation MFSVAELGGLAGTVTPSIESVRFFRFFLNALIAPLSLKISEYKSWLRHWMSTVMYFIFILCRHYLGDFNVWSDEQLLMEVLNYAHRYGKSPWRKLGCIRMLCAWSECQQTKEVVDYLDNLKDYEKSGVPENAGTDSSDGFDLGRMRRLMDRLGNPQSKYKIVHVAGTKGKGSTSAFLSNILRAEGYSVGCYTSPHVRTIRERMSVGTHETPVSAAKLCSTFQRIRKILDQAVAHEHGFLSHFEVLTALAFTVFADQNVDIAVVEVRLLAAGLGGARDATNIISSSELAAAVITTIGKEHLAALGGSLESIALAKSGIIKHSCPVILGGPFLPHIEQIIRNRALAMCSPVISAAEVGNRSRITGFGSVNEKPHQSCDILIEIEKKTPLFIQLLDVNISMLGYHQLQNAVTATCVALCLRDQGWKISDVSIRTALESTQLLGRSQFLMKEEVEALGLRGSMVLLDGAHTQESAKALINTISAVRQDSMLVLVVAMASDKDHSGFAKELLLGLPFEAVLLTEVNIAGGNSRIASEVLLRDVWTKACSELGVKFTHEDIIDDLKLLDASDRSTATSGEMILATGSPVLSCLRAGHKILQARTGKKPGIIVVTGSLHIISSVLSSINS, from the exons ATGTTTTCGGTGGCGGAATTAGGGGGGCTAGCAGGGACAGTCACCCCATCAATTGAAAGTGTTCgattttttcgatttttccttAATGCATTAATAGCCCCCCTCTCTCTGAAAATTTCCGAGTATAAATCCTGGTTACGCCACTGGATGTCCACTGtaatgtattttattttcatACTGTGTAGACATTATTTGGGTGATTTCAATGTGTGGAGTGATGAACAATTGCTAATGGAGGTGTTGAATTATGCTCATCGGTATGGGAAATCGCCATGGCGAAAATTGGGGTGCATTAGAATGTTGTGTGCCTGGTCTGAATGTCAGCAGACGAAAGAGGTGGTAGATTACTTGGATAATCTCAAGGATTATGAGAAATCTGGAGTACCGGAAAATGCTGGTACTGATTCAAGTGATGGGTTTGACTTGGGTCGTATGAGGCGCTTGATGGACCGCCTTGGTAATCCACAGTCTAAATACAAG ATAGTTCATGTTGCTGGGACCAAAGGTAAAGGGTCTACTTCTGCGTTCTTGTCCAATATCTTGAGGGCAGAGGGTTATTCTGTTGGTTGTTACACGAG CCCTCATGTACGAACTATCCGTGAACGGATGTCTGTGGGAACACATGAGACCCCAGTGTCAGCAGCTAAACTATGCTCTACTTTTCAAAGAATTAGGAAAATACTTGATCAGGCTGTGGCACATGAGCATGGATTCCTGAGTCATTTTGAG GTCCTGACAGCTCTAGCATTTACAGTATTTGCTGATCAGAATGTTGATATTGCTGTTGTTGAGGTCCGTCTCTTGGCA GCTGGGTTAGGTGGAGCACGAGATGCGACAAATATAATATCTAGTTCAGAGCTTGCTGCGGCAGTAATAACAACTATAGGAAAGGAACATCTGGCTGCTCTTGGGGGCTCCTTGGAGAGCATAGCATTGGCAAAGTCGGGGATAATCAAACACAGCTGCCCA GTAATTCTAGGGGGACCTTTTCTCCCTCACATTGAACAAATCATACGCAATAGAGCTCTAGCAATGTGCTCGCCTGTGATTTCTGCTGCGGAAGTTGGAAACAGAAGTCGCATAACTGGTTTTGGAAGTGTCAACGAGAAACCACACCAGTCTTGTGATATACTGATTGAGATAGAGAAAAAAACACCATTA TTTATCCAGCTACTTGACGTGAATATTTCAATGCTTGGCTATCACCAACTTCAGAATGCTGTAACTGCAACTTGTGTTGCATTATGTCTCCGTGATCAAG GATGGAAAATATCTGATGTATCTATTCGTACTGCATTGGAGAGCACACAGTTGCTTGGGAGAAGTCAGTTTTTGATGAAGGAAGAAGTAGAGGCACTGGGACTACGTGGGTCAATGGTTTTGCTTGATGGAG CCCACACCCAGGAATCTGCTAAAGCACTAATCAACACAATTTCTGCGGTCCGTCAAGATTCTATGTTGGTCCTTGTCGTTGCAATGGCTAGTGACAAAGATCATTCTGGCTTTGCAAAAGAACTCTTGCTGG GTCTCCCATTTGAAGCTGTTCTTCTTACCGAAGTAAATATTGCTGGAGGCAACTCTAGAATTGCTTCCGAAGTGCTACTGAGAGATGTTTGGACTAAAGCATGCTCTGAACTCGGCGTCAAATTTACTCATGAAGATATCATTGATGATCTGAAGTTGTTAGATGCTTCAGATCGTTCTACTGCCACCTCAGGAGAGATGATTTTGGCAACTGGAAGTCCGGTCCTAAGTTGCTTGAGAGCTGGTCATAAAATCCTCCAGGCAAGAACCGGAAAAAAACCAGGTATAATTGTAGTCACAGGATCTCTGCATATTATTTCTTCTGTATTGTCTTCTATTAATTCTTAA
- the LOC141606520 gene encoding dihydrofolate synthetase-like isoform X3: MEVLNYAHRYGKSPWRKLGCIRMLCAWSECQQTKEVVDYLDNLKDYEKSGVPENAGTDSSDGFDLGRMRRLMDRLGNPQSKYKIVHVAGTKGKGSTSAFLSNILRAEGYSVGCYTSPHVRTIRERMSVGTHETPVSAAKLCSTFQRIRKILDQAVAHEHGFLSHFEVLTALAFTVFADQNVDIAVVEAGLGGARDATNIISSSELAAAVITTIGKEHLAALGGSLESIALAKSGIIKHSCPVILGGPFLPHIEQIIRNRALAMCSPVISAAEVGNRSRITGFGSVNEKPHQSCDILIEIEKKTPLFIQLLDVNISMLGYHQLQNAVTATCVALCLRDQGWKISDVSIRTALESTQLLGRSQFLMKEEVEALGLRGSMVLLDGAHTQESAKALINTISAVRQDSMLVLVVAMASDKDHSGFAKELLLGLPFEAVLLTEVNIAGGNSRIASEVLLRDVWTKACSELGVKFTHEDIIDDLKLLDASDRSTATSGEMILATGSPVLSCLRAGHKILQARTGKKPGIIVVTGSLHIISSVLSSINS, translated from the exons ATGGAGGTGTTGAATTATGCTCATCGGTATGGGAAATCGCCATGGCGAAAATTGGGGTGCATTAGAATGTTGTGTGCCTGGTCTGAATGTCAGCAGACGAAAGAGGTGGTAGATTACTTGGATAATCTCAAGGATTATGAGAAATCTGGAGTACCGGAAAATGCTGGTACTGATTCAAGTGATGGGTTTGACTTGGGTCGTATGAGGCGCTTGATGGACCGCCTTGGTAATCCACAGTCTAAATACAAG ATAGTTCATGTTGCTGGGACCAAAGGTAAAGGGTCTACTTCTGCGTTCTTGTCCAATATCTTGAGGGCAGAGGGTTATTCTGTTGGTTGTTACACGAG CCCTCATGTACGAACTATCCGTGAACGGATGTCTGTGGGAACACATGAGACCCCAGTGTCAGCAGCTAAACTATGCTCTACTTTTCAAAGAATTAGGAAAATACTTGATCAGGCTGTGGCACATGAGCATGGATTCCTGAGTCATTTTGAG GTCCTGACAGCTCTAGCATTTACAGTATTTGCTGATCAGAATGTTGATATTGCTGTTGTTGAG GCTGGGTTAGGTGGAGCACGAGATGCGACAAATATAATATCTAGTTCAGAGCTTGCTGCGGCAGTAATAACAACTATAGGAAAGGAACATCTGGCTGCTCTTGGGGGCTCCTTGGAGAGCATAGCATTGGCAAAGTCGGGGATAATCAAACACAGCTGCCCA GTAATTCTAGGGGGACCTTTTCTCCCTCACATTGAACAAATCATACGCAATAGAGCTCTAGCAATGTGCTCGCCTGTGATTTCTGCTGCGGAAGTTGGAAACAGAAGTCGCATAACTGGTTTTGGAAGTGTCAACGAGAAACCACACCAGTCTTGTGATATACTGATTGAGATAGAGAAAAAAACACCATTA TTTATCCAGCTACTTGACGTGAATATTTCAATGCTTGGCTATCACCAACTTCAGAATGCTGTAACTGCAACTTGTGTTGCATTATGTCTCCGTGATCAAG GATGGAAAATATCTGATGTATCTATTCGTACTGCATTGGAGAGCACACAGTTGCTTGGGAGAAGTCAGTTTTTGATGAAGGAAGAAGTAGAGGCACTGGGACTACGTGGGTCAATGGTTTTGCTTGATGGAG CCCACACCCAGGAATCTGCTAAAGCACTAATCAACACAATTTCTGCGGTCCGTCAAGATTCTATGTTGGTCCTTGTCGTTGCAATGGCTAGTGACAAAGATCATTCTGGCTTTGCAAAAGAACTCTTGCTGG GTCTCCCATTTGAAGCTGTTCTTCTTACCGAAGTAAATATTGCTGGAGGCAACTCTAGAATTGCTTCCGAAGTGCTACTGAGAGATGTTTGGACTAAAGCATGCTCTGAACTCGGCGTCAAATTTACTCATGAAGATATCATTGATGATCTGAAGTTGTTAGATGCTTCAGATCGTTCTACTGCCACCTCAGGAGAGATGATTTTGGCAACTGGAAGTCCGGTCCTAAGTTGCTTGAGAGCTGGTCATAAAATCCTCCAGGCAAGAACCGGAAAAAAACCAGGTATAATTGTAGTCACAGGATCTCTGCATATTATTTCTTCTGTATTGTCTTCTATTAATTCTTAA
- the LOC141606520 gene encoding dihydrofolate synthetase-like isoform X2: MEVLNYAHRYGKSPWRKLGCIRMLCAWSECQQTKEVVDYLDNLKDYEKSGVPENAGTDSSDGFDLGRMRRLMDRLGNPQSKYKIVHVAGTKGKGSTSAFLSNILRAEGYSVGCYTSPHVRTIRERMSVGTHETPVSAAKLCSTFQRIRKILDQAVAHEHGFLSHFEVLTALAFTVFADQNVDIAVVEVRLLAAGLGGARDATNIISSSELAAAVITTIGKEHLAALGGSLESIALAKSGIIKHSCPVILGGPFLPHIEQIIRNRALAMCSPVISAAEVGNRSRITGFGSVNEKPHQSCDILIEIEKKTPLFIQLLDVNISMLGYHQLQNAVTATCVALCLRDQGWKISDVSIRTALESTQLLGRSQFLMKEEVEALGLRGSMVLLDGAHTQESAKALINTISAVRQDSMLVLVVAMASDKDHSGFAKELLLGLPFEAVLLTEVNIAGGNSRIASEVLLRDVWTKACSELGVKFTHEDIIDDLKLLDASDRSTATSGEMILATGSPVLSCLRAGHKILQARTGKKPGIIVVTGSLHIISSVLSSINS, from the exons ATGGAGGTGTTGAATTATGCTCATCGGTATGGGAAATCGCCATGGCGAAAATTGGGGTGCATTAGAATGTTGTGTGCCTGGTCTGAATGTCAGCAGACGAAAGAGGTGGTAGATTACTTGGATAATCTCAAGGATTATGAGAAATCTGGAGTACCGGAAAATGCTGGTACTGATTCAAGTGATGGGTTTGACTTGGGTCGTATGAGGCGCTTGATGGACCGCCTTGGTAATCCACAGTCTAAATACAAG ATAGTTCATGTTGCTGGGACCAAAGGTAAAGGGTCTACTTCTGCGTTCTTGTCCAATATCTTGAGGGCAGAGGGTTATTCTGTTGGTTGTTACACGAG CCCTCATGTACGAACTATCCGTGAACGGATGTCTGTGGGAACACATGAGACCCCAGTGTCAGCAGCTAAACTATGCTCTACTTTTCAAAGAATTAGGAAAATACTTGATCAGGCTGTGGCACATGAGCATGGATTCCTGAGTCATTTTGAG GTCCTGACAGCTCTAGCATTTACAGTATTTGCTGATCAGAATGTTGATATTGCTGTTGTTGAGGTCCGTCTCTTGGCA GCTGGGTTAGGTGGAGCACGAGATGCGACAAATATAATATCTAGTTCAGAGCTTGCTGCGGCAGTAATAACAACTATAGGAAAGGAACATCTGGCTGCTCTTGGGGGCTCCTTGGAGAGCATAGCATTGGCAAAGTCGGGGATAATCAAACACAGCTGCCCA GTAATTCTAGGGGGACCTTTTCTCCCTCACATTGAACAAATCATACGCAATAGAGCTCTAGCAATGTGCTCGCCTGTGATTTCTGCTGCGGAAGTTGGAAACAGAAGTCGCATAACTGGTTTTGGAAGTGTCAACGAGAAACCACACCAGTCTTGTGATATACTGATTGAGATAGAGAAAAAAACACCATTA TTTATCCAGCTACTTGACGTGAATATTTCAATGCTTGGCTATCACCAACTTCAGAATGCTGTAACTGCAACTTGTGTTGCATTATGTCTCCGTGATCAAG GATGGAAAATATCTGATGTATCTATTCGTACTGCATTGGAGAGCACACAGTTGCTTGGGAGAAGTCAGTTTTTGATGAAGGAAGAAGTAGAGGCACTGGGACTACGTGGGTCAATGGTTTTGCTTGATGGAG CCCACACCCAGGAATCTGCTAAAGCACTAATCAACACAATTTCTGCGGTCCGTCAAGATTCTATGTTGGTCCTTGTCGTTGCAATGGCTAGTGACAAAGATCATTCTGGCTTTGCAAAAGAACTCTTGCTGG GTCTCCCATTTGAAGCTGTTCTTCTTACCGAAGTAAATATTGCTGGAGGCAACTCTAGAATTGCTTCCGAAGTGCTACTGAGAGATGTTTGGACTAAAGCATGCTCTGAACTCGGCGTCAAATTTACTCATGAAGATATCATTGATGATCTGAAGTTGTTAGATGCTTCAGATCGTTCTACTGCCACCTCAGGAGAGATGATTTTGGCAACTGGAAGTCCGGTCCTAAGTTGCTTGAGAGCTGGTCATAAAATCCTCCAGGCAAGAACCGGAAAAAAACCAGGTATAATTGTAGTCACAGGATCTCTGCATATTATTTCTTCTGTATTGTCTTCTATTAATTCTTAA
- the LOC141609421 gene encoding transcription factor MUTE-like → MSESMASFFEGQEFGDPSFSKIPASPEDLFSIFDALEGLQEGEETSRRAFFFQELSETELDALEGEGDGDGDEQPKSKKAKIVNVEDEEIRVVGEEGEGSKMSHIAVERNRRKQMNEHLSVLRSLMPCFYVKRGDQASIIGGVVEYINELQQVLQSLEAKKQRKVYSEVLSPRLISSSPRPSPQVLSPRSKPPLSPRVTLPISPRTPQPSSPYTNNRHRTTYLTPTITTTNNIDLSPSSSSTSSMNDLVANLKSPVAEVEVKFSGPNLILKTVSPKIPGQVVKIVSTLEDLSLEILNISITTMEDTMLNSFTIKIGIECQLSVEELAHLIQQTFCSTPLIS, encoded by the exons atgagtgaAAGCATGGCAAGTTTCTTTGAAGGACAAGAGTTTGGAGATCCAAGTTTCTCAAAGATACCGGCATCACCGGAAGACCTCTTTAGCATCTTTGATGCCTTAGAAGGATTGCAAGAAGGCGAAGAGACGTCTAGAAGGGCTTTCTTCTTTCAAGAGCTGTCTGAGACTGAGCTCGATGCACTCGAAGGAgaaggtgatggtgatggtgatgaacAACCTAAGAGCAAGAAGGCTAAGATAGTTAATGTAGAAGATGAAGAAATAAGAGTTGTTGGAGAAGAAGGAGAAGGAAGTAAAATGTCTCATATAGCCGTCGAAAGGAACCGTAGGAAGCAAATGAATGAGCATCTTTCCGTCTTACGATCTCTCATGCCATGCTTCTATGTTAAGAGA GGAGATCAAGCATCAATAATTGGTGGAGTAGTGGAGTATATAAATGAGCTCCAACAAGTTCTTCAATCACTTGAGgccaaaaaacaaagaaaagtgTATAGTGAAGTACTTAGTCCAAGGCTTATTTCTTCAAGTCCAAGACCTTCACCACAAGTACTTAGCCCTAGATCAAAACCACCCTTAAGTCCAAGGGTAACTCTACCAATTAGTCCAAGAACACCTCAACCAAGTAGCCCTTACACTAACAATAGGCATAGGACTACTTACCTTACACCTACAAtaactactactaataatattgACCTATCTCCTTCCTCTTCCTCCACCTCTTCTATGAATGATCTTGTTGCTAACTTGAAATCTCCGGTGGCCGAGGTTGAGGTTAAGTTCTCCGGCCCTAATCTTATTCTAAAGACGGTTTCTCCAAAAATTCCAGGACAAGTTGTGAAGATTGTTTCGACACTCGAAGATTTATCCTTAGAGATTCTTAACATAAGCATTACTACTATGGAGGATACCATGCTCAACTCTTTTACCATTAAG ATTGGAATTGAATGCCAACTGAGTGTTGAAGAATTGGCTCACCTAATTCAACAGACATTCTGCTCAACTCCACTAATTTCTTGA